One segment of Sinorhizobium sp. BG8 DNA contains the following:
- a CDS encoding 2,5-dihydroxypyridine 5,6-dioxygenase — protein sequence MSISDAQFLKGWRQVLEMCNLKAGEQVTILTSDDSNKQIAYIAKLAASDLGAVVTELNLAPVNSEKAISPDKSGYIGKTPLDGNSAALACLKASDMVIDTLQLLFSKEQEEVLKTGTRMLLAVEPPAIMMRQIPRPEDKLRVLAAAKKIGAAKEMHVTSKAGTDFRCRLGQYPVLTQYGLADEPGRWDHWPSCFSARWPDEGSAEGTIVIDEGDILLPFKKYARAPITVTIEKGYIVDIKGGYDAEFMRKFMESFNDPRAYAMAHVGWGLENRANWTVLGLYNPEAQLGMDARSFAGNFLWSSGPNTEAGGDRDTPCHLDIPLRNCSVSLDGEVMTLDGVVVPEDQK from the coding sequence ATGTCTATCAGTGACGCTCAGTTCTTGAAGGGCTGGAGGCAGGTGCTCGAAATGTGCAACCTGAAAGCCGGCGAGCAGGTCACGATCCTGACCAGCGACGACAGCAACAAGCAGATCGCCTATATCGCCAAGCTTGCCGCTTCCGATCTGGGCGCCGTCGTCACCGAACTGAACCTTGCCCCGGTCAACAGCGAAAAGGCGATCTCGCCCGACAAGTCCGGCTACATCGGCAAGACGCCGCTGGACGGCAACTCGGCCGCGCTCGCCTGCCTGAAGGCGTCGGACATGGTGATCGACACGCTGCAGCTCTTGTTCTCGAAGGAGCAGGAAGAGGTGCTGAAGACGGGCACGCGCATGCTGCTGGCCGTCGAGCCGCCGGCGATCATGATGCGTCAGATCCCCCGCCCCGAGGACAAGCTGCGCGTTCTGGCCGCGGCCAAGAAGATCGGCGCGGCGAAGGAAATGCACGTCACCTCCAAGGCGGGCACGGATTTCCGCTGCCGTCTCGGTCAGTACCCCGTGCTCACGCAATATGGCCTTGCCGACGAACCCGGCCGCTGGGATCACTGGCCGAGCTGCTTCTCTGCCCGCTGGCCGGATGAAGGCAGTGCGGAAGGCACCATCGTCATCGACGAAGGCGACATCCTGCTGCCGTTCAAGAAATATGCCCGTGCGCCGATCACCGTCACGATCGAGAAAGGCTACATCGTCGACATCAAGGGCGGCTACGACGCCGAGTTCATGCGCAAGTTCATGGAAAGCTTCAACGATCCGCGCGCCTACGCCATGGCCCATGTCGGCTGGGGTCTCGAGAACCGCGCGAACTGGACCGTGCTCGGCCTCTACAATCCGGAAGCCCAGCTCGGCATGGATGCGCGCTCGTTCGCCGGCAATTTCCTCTGGTCCTCCGGTCCGAACACCGAGGCTGGCGGCGACCGCGATACGCCCTGCCACCTCGACATTCCGCTTCGCAACTGCTCGGTCTCGCTCGACGGAGAAGTCATGACGCTGGATGGCGTGGTCGTTCCCGAAGACCAGAAGTAA
- a CDS encoding amidase, whose product MDDLERIDGIALSALIAKGEISAGEVLETTIARVERLNPKLNAVVHEHFDLARQQVASGLPESPLSGVPTLLKNTGFEAEGMILSTGSELLRNNVSKRDSTITARYKAAGLVILGKSNTPEFALSFTTEPDAFGPTRNPWDLNRTAGGSSGGSTAAVASGLVPLANSSDGAGSTRLPASHCGLFGFKPSRLVNPVGPVVAEAIGGMSTPHAVSWSVRDNAAMLDVSAGADLGDPWASPAAPGSYLSALETAPSRLKVALLVTSPTGNVIEPEMTRSVRDTAQLLQDMGHHVEEVESAGYDAEALKAAWRIVVGVNVALGVTGGDPASANISKLEPVNQEWVREALSVPGTRYLWAIGQLHASSRALARFFDRYDVMLTPAAAEPAPLLGKLAGRGKSLDEFYDLFWSHSPFTAVFNTSGCPAMSVPLGMSPTGLPIGSHLGAAFGKDAMLFSLAAELERAAPWIDRRPPLFGCGESREKY is encoded by the coding sequence ATGGACGATCTTGAAAGAATCGACGGGATCGCCCTTTCCGCGCTGATCGCGAAGGGCGAGATCAGCGCTGGCGAGGTGCTGGAGACCACGATCGCGCGCGTCGAACGGCTGAACCCGAAACTGAACGCGGTCGTCCATGAGCATTTCGATCTCGCACGCCAGCAGGTTGCGAGCGGGCTACCAGAGAGCCCGCTTTCGGGCGTGCCCACTCTCTTGAAGAACACCGGCTTCGAAGCCGAAGGCATGATCCTCTCGACCGGCTCGGAGCTGCTGCGCAACAACGTCAGCAAGCGCGACTCCACGATCACCGCGCGCTACAAGGCGGCGGGCCTGGTGATCCTGGGCAAGTCCAACACGCCGGAATTCGCGCTGAGCTTCACCACGGAGCCCGATGCCTTCGGTCCGACGCGCAATCCCTGGGATCTGAACCGCACGGCGGGCGGCTCCTCCGGCGGCTCCACCGCCGCGGTCGCAAGCGGATTGGTACCTCTCGCCAACAGTTCGGACGGAGCGGGATCGACAAGGCTTCCGGCAAGCCATTGCGGGCTGTTCGGTTTCAAGCCCTCGCGGCTCGTCAATCCCGTCGGTCCCGTCGTCGCCGAAGCAATCGGTGGCATGTCGACACCGCATGCCGTCAGCTGGTCGGTGCGCGACAACGCCGCCATGCTCGATGTTTCGGCAGGTGCCGACCTGGGCGATCCCTGGGCATCGCCGGCCGCGCCCGGCAGCTATCTTTCCGCGCTGGAGACGGCGCCGTCCCGCCTCAAGGTGGCATTGCTCGTCACCTCCCCTACCGGCAACGTCATCGAGCCGGAAATGACCCGGAGCGTTCGCGACACGGCGCAGCTCTTGCAGGACATGGGCCATCATGTCGAGGAAGTCGAAAGCGCAGGCTATGATGCGGAAGCGCTGAAGGCTGCCTGGCGCATCGTCGTCGGCGTCAATGTCGCTCTGGGCGTGACGGGCGGAGATCCGGCGTCGGCGAACATTTCGAAGCTCGAGCCGGTCAACCAGGAATGGGTGCGCGAAGCTCTATCCGTTCCCGGCACGCGCTATCTCTGGGCGATCGGCCAGCTTCATGCCTCTTCCCGCGCCCTGGCTCGGTTCTTCGACCGTTACGATGTCATGCTCACCCCGGCGGCGGCCGAGCCGGCGCCCCTCTTGGGCAAGCTCGCCGGCAGAGGCAAAAGCCTCGACGAGTTCTACGATCTGTTCTGGTCCCATTCGCCGTTTACCGCGGTCTTCAACACCTCGGGCTGCCCTGCAATGTCGGTGCCGCTCGGCATGAGCCCCACCGGTCTGCCAATCGGATCGCATCTCGGCGCAGCCTTCGGGAAGGATGCCATGCTCTTCTCGCTGGCAGCGGAACTGGAACGCGCCGCCCCATGGATCGACCGGCGTCCCCCTCTTTTCGGTTGCGGAGAATCCCGTGAAAAATACTGA
- a CDS encoding GMC family oxidoreductase encodes MAQYDVAIIGAGSAGALLAARLSEDPSRSVVLIEAGGEPTDPDIWKPAMWPAIQHRSYDWDYRTVPQQGTAGRVHSWARGKALGGSSLLHAMGYMRGHPADFAAWAEATGDERWSWEGLLPAFLAIEDHSLGGDGVHGKDGPMPVWIPGEEVSPLARAYMQAGAALGLPHIAGHSSGEMIGVTPNSLMIRDNRRITVSEAWLTPAVRARPNLTIMTGALVRLLELEGTHVAGLDLDGPDGRVRIGAGQIILSAGSLESPALLMRSGIGPEDVLSQAGVTCLVKSPELGRNLMDHLLGAGNLYAARREVAPSRLQHSESMAYMRAGDFSAGGQPEIVVGCGVAPIVSECFDAPAPGRAYSFLFGVTHPTSRGEIRITGPEPDDPLRIDPCYLQTEHDRRLFRAALAAAREIGHRPELDEWRDHEILPGPLNTVDEIDAFIARAAITHHHPSGTCRMGKDDAAVVDSGLRLQGLDNLYVVDGSVLPSLTAGPIHAAILAIAETFAGSWA; translated from the coding sequence ATGGCCCAATATGATGTGGCAATCATTGGCGCCGGTTCCGCCGGCGCCCTCCTCGCGGCACGTCTGAGTGAGGACCCGTCACGCTCGGTGGTGCTGATCGAGGCGGGCGGTGAACCGACGGATCCGGACATCTGGAAGCCCGCCATGTGGCCGGCGATCCAGCATCGCAGCTACGACTGGGACTATCGCACCGTGCCGCAACAGGGCACTGCCGGACGCGTCCATTCCTGGGCGCGCGGCAAGGCCCTGGGTGGATCGAGCCTGCTGCACGCAATGGGCTATATGCGCGGACACCCCGCCGATTTCGCCGCCTGGGCCGAGGCAACGGGCGACGAGCGCTGGAGCTGGGAGGGGCTGCTGCCGGCCTTCCTGGCGATCGAAGACCATTCGCTCGGAGGTGACGGCGTGCACGGGAAAGACGGACCGATGCCGGTCTGGATCCCGGGCGAGGAAGTCAGCCCGCTAGCGCGGGCCTATATGCAAGCCGGCGCCGCACTGGGCCTGCCCCACATCGCCGGCCACAGCAGCGGTGAGATGATCGGCGTCACGCCCAATTCGCTGATGATCCGGGACAATCGCCGGATCACCGTATCGGAAGCGTGGCTTACGCCGGCCGTACGTGCAAGACCGAACCTGACGATCATGACGGGAGCCCTTGTCCGGTTGCTGGAGCTCGAGGGAACCCACGTCGCGGGCCTCGACCTCGACGGACCGGACGGTCGCGTCAGGATCGGTGCCGGCCAGATCATCCTGTCGGCCGGATCGCTGGAGAGCCCGGCGCTCCTTATGCGCTCCGGCATCGGCCCCGAGGACGTCCTGAGCCAGGCGGGCGTGACCTGCCTCGTCAAGTCGCCGGAACTCGGGCGCAATCTGATGGATCATCTATTGGGAGCCGGCAATCTCTATGCCGCAAGACGAGAGGTAGCGCCGTCCCGCCTGCAGCATTCCGAAAGCATGGCATACATGCGCGCGGGCGATTTTTCGGCAGGCGGTCAGCCCGAGATCGTCGTCGGATGCGGTGTCGCGCCGATTGTCTCGGAATGCTTTGATGCGCCCGCGCCTGGCAGGGCCTACTCCTTCCTCTTTGGCGTCACCCATCCGACCAGCCGCGGGGAAATCCGCATCACCGGGCCGGAGCCGGACGATCCCTTGCGGATCGACCCGTGCTACCTCCAGACCGAACACGACCGGCGTCTGTTCCGCGCCGCGCTTGCCGCAGCCCGCGAAATAGGTCATCGCCCGGAGCTGGACGAATGGCGCGATCATGAAATACTGCCGGGACCGCTCAATACTGTCGATGAAATCGATGCATTCATTGCAAGGGCGGCGATAACGCACCACCACCCGTCTGGAACCTGCCGCATGGGCAAGGACGATGCCGCAGTTGTTGATTCCGGCCTGCGCTTGCAGGGTCTGGACAATCTCTACGTCGTTGACGGTTCCGTATTGCCGAGCCTGACCGCGGGTCCGATCCATGCCGCCATTCTTGCGATCGCCGAAACCTTTGCCGGTAGCTGGGCCTGA
- a CDS encoding nuclear transport factor 2 family protein: MDHADLIDRFYRAYASRDAEEAASLYHPDGWHEEVAMAKRREGHAALAEGLVGFWRMLPDVSWDRRGYVRAGNSVAVPYHMTGTFTPRGEGAAPRLIALDGLHLFEFRDGLLAGTRDMWDLDLFKAQMS, translated from the coding sequence ATGGATCATGCCGACCTAATCGACCGCTTTTATCGCGCTTACGCGTCACGCGACGCGGAGGAGGCGGCATCCCTTTATCATCCCGACGGCTGGCACGAAGAAGTCGCCATGGCAAAGCGCCGCGAGGGGCACGCCGCCCTTGCCGAAGGGCTGGTCGGCTTCTGGCGCATGCTGCCTGACGTCTCCTGGGACCGGCGCGGCTATGTCCGGGCGGGCAACAGCGTCGCCGTCCCCTACCACATGACCGGCACGTTTACGCCACGTGGCGAGGGCGCGGCGCCACGTCTGATCGCGCTCGACGGTCTGCATCTCTTCGAATTCCGCGACGGGCTGCTCGCCGGAACCAGGGACATGTGGGACCTCGATCTTTTCAAAGCGCAGATGAGTTGA
- a CDS encoding flavin reductase family protein yields the protein MRQLAATVNIITAGEGESRRGLTATAVCSMSVTPPSMLVCVNRFGEAHKAITAAGSFCVNILADGQREIAMRFAGQIGERGEDKFAPYGWTRLATGAPALDGAMANLDCEIASVSETESHSIFIGNVRAIRFGPETSPLLHYNRNFFSLANQIAL from the coding sequence ATGCGGCAGTTGGCGGCAACGGTGAACATCATCACCGCCGGGGAGGGCGAGTCCCGGCGCGGATTGACCGCGACCGCGGTCTGCTCGATGTCGGTGACCCCGCCCTCGATGCTCGTCTGCGTCAATCGCTTCGGCGAGGCGCACAAGGCGATCACGGCGGCTGGCAGCTTCTGCGTCAACATTCTCGCTGACGGACAGCGCGAAATCGCGATGCGCTTCGCAGGCCAGATCGGAGAGCGGGGAGAAGACAAGTTTGCGCCTTACGGCTGGACGCGTCTGGCAACCGGTGCGCCGGCGCTCGATGGCGCTATGGCCAACCTCGACTGCGAAATCGCATCGGTGTCCGAGACGGAGAGCCACTCCATTTTCATCGGCAATGTGAGGGCCATCCGCTTCGGTCCGGAAACATCGCCGCTACTGCACTACAATCGCAACTTTTTTTCACTGGCCAATCAGATCGCGCTCTAG